A DNA window from Bos indicus isolate NIAB-ARS_2022 breed Sahiwal x Tharparkar chromosome 9, NIAB-ARS_B.indTharparkar_mat_pri_1.0, whole genome shotgun sequence contains the following coding sequences:
- the BEND3 gene encoding BEN domain-containing protein 3 isoform X2, which translates to MNATEFSEDVEEVLKNNTVKVETEAEDAALDCSVNSRSAEKHPLDGVFTAVQDSSKRKPLGGEGPLDSVPSVKRRRLIPEALLAGMRNRENSSPCQGNGEPAGRGKNLGSMWPGEEEPGHDVSTPSYKKPLYGISHKIMEKKNPPAGDMLNTYELSEKVNPSNSPSPLRLLNETQKRDTGGPAAATDSDPNIYFLIQKMFYMLNTLSSNMSQLHSKVDLLSLEVSRIKKQVSPTEMVAKFQPPPEYQLTAAELKQIVDQSLSGGDLACRLLVQLFPELFSDVDFSRGCGACGFAAKRKLESLHLQLIRNYVEVYYPSVKDTAVWQAECLPQLNDFFSRFWAQREMEDSQPSGQVSGFFEAEPQVDAGHFLDSKEQEEALSLDRSSTIASDHVVDTQDLTEFLDEASSPGEFAVFLLHRLFPELFDHRKLGEQYSCYGDGGKQELDPQRLQIIRNYTEIYFPDMQEEDAWLQQCAQRINDELEGLGLDAGSEGEPPRDDCYDSSSLPDDISVVKVEDSFEGERPGRRSKKIWLVPIDFDKLEIPQPDFEVPGADCLLSKEQLRSIYESSLSIGNFASRLLVHLFPELFTHENLRKQYNCSGSLGKKQLDPSRIKLIRHYVQLLYPRAKNDRVWTLEFVGKLDERCRRRDTEQRRSYQQQRKVHVPGPECRDLASYAINPERFREEFEGPPLPPERSSKDFCKIPLDELVVPSPDFPVPSPYLLSDKEVREIVQQSLSVGNFAARLLVRLFPELFTTENLRLQYNHSGACNKKQLDPTRLRLIRHYVEAVYPVEKMEEVWHYECIPSIDERCRRPNRKKCDILKKAKKVEK; encoded by the exons ATGAACGCAACTGAATTCAGTGAAGATGTAgaagaag TTCTAAAAAACAACACTGTGAAAGTGGAGACAGAGGCCGAAGATGCTGCTCTGGACTGCTCAGTGAATTCCAGGTCCGCTGAGAAGCACCCTCTGGATGGCGTCTTCACTGCTGTCCAGGACTCCAGCAAGAGAAAGCCCCTGGGTGGCGAGGGCCCACTGGACTCAGTCCCGAGCGTGAAGAGGCGGCGGCTTATTCCCGAG GCACTCCTAGCAGGCATGCGGAACCGGGAGAACAGCTCGCCCTGCCAGGGCAACGGGGAGCCGGCAGGCCGGGGCAAGAACTTGGGCTCCATGTGGCCgggagaggaggagcctggccacGACGTGAGCACGCCCTCCTACAAGAAGCCTCTGTATGGTATCTCACACAAGATTATGGAGAAGAAGAACCCTCCCGCGGGGGACATGCTCAACACCTATGAGCTCTCAGAGAAAGTGAATCCCAGCAACAGCCCCTCACCGCTGCGGCTCCTGAACGAGACACAGAAGCGGGACACTGGCGGCCCCGCAGCAGCCACAGACAGCGACCCCAACATCTACTTTCTCATCCAGAAGATGTTCTACATGCTCAACACGCTCTCCTCCAACATGTCGCAGCTGCACAGCAAGGTGGACCTGCTCTCCCTGGAAGTGAGCCGCATCAAGAAGCAGGTGAGCCCCACTGAGATGGTGGCCAAGTTCCAGCCGCCGCCCGAGTACCAGCTCACGGCGGCCGAGCTCAAACAGATCGTGGACCAGAGCCTGTCGGGTGGTGACCTGGCCTGTCGCCTGCTGGTGCAGCTTTTCCCAGAGCTCTTCAGCGACGTGGACTTCTCCCGGGGCTGTGGCGCCTGTGGCTTCGCGGCCAAGCGGAAGCTGGAGTCGCTGCACCTGCAGCTCATCCGGAACTATGTGGAGGTCTACTACCCATCGGTGAAGGACACGGCCGTCTGGCAGGCTGAGTGCCTGCCCCAGCTCAACGACTTCTTCAGCCGCTTCTGGGCCCAGCGGGAAATGGAGGACAGCCAGCCCAGCGGCCAGGTGTCTGGCTTCTTCGAGGCCGAGCCCCAGGTGGATGCTGGCCActtcctggacagcaaggagcaggaggaggcccTGTCCCTGGACCGCAGCAGCACCATCGCCTCTGACCATGTGGTGGACACGCAGGACCTCACCGAGTTCCTGGACGAGGCCTCATCCCCGGGCGAATTTGCGGTCTTCCTTCTGCACCGGCTGTTCCCTGAGCTCTTCGACCACAGGAAGCTGGGCGAGCAGTACAGCTGCTATGGGGATGGCGGCAAGCAGGAGCTGGACCCGCAGCGTCTACAGATCATCCGCAACTACACAGAGATCTACTTCCCCGACATGCAGGAGGAGGATGCCTGGCTGCAGCAGTGTGCCCAGCGCATCAATGACGAGCTGGAGGGCCTGGGGCTGGACGCGGGCAGCGAGGGCGAGCCCCCGCGAGACGACTGCTACGACTCATCCAGCCTGCCCGATGACATCTCCGTGGTCAAGGTGGAAGACAGCTTCGAGGGCGAGCGGCCCGGCCGGCGGTCCAAGAAGATCTGGCTGGTGCCCATCGACTTCGACAAGCTGGAGATCCCGCAGCCCGACTTCGAGGTGCCGGGCGCCGACTGCCTGCTGAGCAAGGAGCAGCTGCGCAGCATCTACGAGAGCAGCTTGTCCATCGGCAACTTTGCCTCGCGCCTGCTGGTGCACCTGTTCCCGGAGCTCTTCACCCACGAGAACCTGCGCAAGCAGTACAACTGCAGCGGCTCCCTGGGCAAGAAGCAGCTGGACCCGTCCCGTATCAAGCTCATCCGCCACTACGTGCAGCTGCTCTACCCACGGGCCAAGAATGACCGTGTCTGGACACTGGAGTTCGTGGGCAAACTGGACGAGCGCTGCCGGCGCCGGGACACGGAGCAGAGGCGCTCCTACCAGCAGCAGCGCAAGGTCCACGTTCCGGGCCCTGAGTGCAGGGACCTGGCCAGCTATGCAATCAACCCTGAGCGGTTCCGGGAGGAATTTGAGGGGCCCCCGCTGCCCCCCGAAAGGAGCAGCAAGGACTTCTGCAAGATCCCCCTGGACGAGTTGGTGGTGCCCTCGCCCGACTTCCCGGTGCCTTCGCCGTACCTGCTGTCCGACAAAGAAGTGCGCGAGATCGTGCAGCAAAGCCTCTCCGTGGGCAACTTCGCCGCCCGGCTGCTCGTCAGGCTCTTCCCCGAACTCTTCACCACCGAGAACCTGCGGCTGCAGTACAACCACTCCGGGGCATGCAACAAGAAGCAGCTGGACCCCACACGCTTGCGGCTCATCCGCCACTACGTGGAGGCCGTGTACCCGGTGGAGAAGATGGAGGAGGTGTGGCACTACGAATGTATCCCGAGCATCGACGAACGCTGCCGCCGCCCCAACAGAAAGAAATGCGACATCCTGAAGAAAGCCAAGAAGGTGGAGAAGTGA